A region from the Arthrobacter gengyunqii genome encodes:
- a CDS encoding carboxyltransferase domain-containing protein, with amino-acid sequence MTPPVTGIRPAGTRALLVELGSLAEVTALHAQLKAHPLPGQVDVLAAAATVLVRFAGRRETVTAAGLIEALDLRHADAPDTRTVTIETVYDGGDLAEVARLTGLSEEAVVNAHIGTPWLGAFGGFAPGFTYLTGGNPALNVPRRNSPRTAVPAGSVALAGEYSAIYPRESPGGWQLIGRTNAPLWDLAREDPALIRPGDQVLFRPVRELVTTTTAPAARAEIRPEAAVPENASGFLEIRSAGLQSLIQDLGRPGYADLGVSAAGAADPRSARQANRLVGNPAGAAVIENLFGGLELTLRGGDTVLALSGAELPAAVVSPNGDRDRPAPLNAPFPLLEGETLTLGTPYRGVRSYLGVRGGISVEPVLGSRSSDSMSGIGPAPLKSGVRLPLGTVPASGAFPVGAPEPTSLPEGTGPGLLGSGNAPAELRITAGPRQDWFGPDAAAALTAHTWHTTNESNRIGVRLETDPEDPEAHPLERIRDGELPSEGVVAGSLQVPPSGLPVLFLADHPVTGGYPVIAAVVPQDVPVAAQLPPGHPVRFVFVNADTLAPLSPSAVSGLFTEGTP; translated from the coding sequence ATGACGCCGCCCGTCACCGGCATCCGCCCCGCCGGTACCCGCGCACTGCTGGTCGAACTCGGCTCGCTCGCGGAGGTCACCGCCCTCCATGCACAGCTCAAGGCGCATCCGCTGCCCGGCCAGGTCGACGTGCTCGCGGCTGCCGCCACGGTGCTGGTCCGGTTCGCGGGCCGGCGCGAGACCGTAACCGCCGCCGGACTCATCGAGGCCCTTGACCTAAGGCACGCTGATGCCCCGGACACCCGAACGGTCACCATCGAGACGGTGTACGACGGCGGTGACCTCGCCGAGGTTGCCCGCCTCACCGGCCTCTCCGAGGAAGCCGTGGTCAACGCACACATCGGCACGCCCTGGCTCGGCGCCTTCGGCGGTTTCGCCCCGGGCTTTACCTATCTCACCGGCGGCAACCCTGCCCTGAACGTCCCCCGCCGCAACAGCCCGCGCACCGCGGTGCCCGCCGGTTCCGTGGCCCTGGCCGGCGAATACTCCGCAATTTATCCCCGCGAATCCCCCGGCGGCTGGCAGCTGATCGGCCGCACCAACGCTCCCCTGTGGGACCTCGCGCGGGAAGACCCAGCCCTCATCCGCCCCGGCGATCAGGTTCTCTTCCGGCCCGTCCGCGAACTGGTCACCACGACGACGGCGCCCGCCGCCCGGGCAGAAATCCGCCCCGAAGCGGCCGTCCCGGAGAACGCCTCCGGGTTTCTTGAGATCCGCTCCGCCGGCCTCCAATCGCTTATCCAGGACCTCGGCCGCCCCGGCTACGCCGATCTGGGCGTCTCCGCCGCCGGTGCCGCCGATCCCCGATCAGCCCGGCAGGCCAACCGGCTTGTCGGCAATCCCGCCGGTGCCGCAGTGATCGAGAACCTCTTCGGCGGCCTGGAACTGACTCTGCGCGGCGGCGACACCGTGCTGGCCCTGTCCGGGGCGGAACTGCCCGCAGCTGTTGTCTCCCCGAACGGAGACCGGGACCGCCCGGCACCGCTGAACGCCCCGTTCCCCCTGCTCGAAGGGGAAACCCTGACCCTCGGCACTCCCTACCGCGGCGTGCGTTCCTACCTGGGGGTCCGCGGCGGCATCAGTGTTGAACCCGTCCTGGGCAGCCGCAGCAGCGACTCGATGAGCGGCATCGGGCCGGCACCGCTGAAATCCGGAGTCCGGCTGCCGCTGGGAACCGTACCCGCATCCGGTGCCTTCCCCGTGGGCGCGCCGGAACCGACTTCCCTGCCGGAGGGCACCGGGCCAGGCCTGCTCGGCAGCGGCAACGCTCCGGCTGAGCTGCGCATCACCGCCGGGCCGCGACAGGACTGGTTCGGTCCCGATGCCGCCGCCGCGCTCACCGCCCATACCTGGCACACCACCAACGAATCCAACCGGATTGGCGTCCGTCTGGAAACCGACCCGGAGGACCCCGAAGCGCATCCGCTGGAACGGATCCGGGACGGCGAGCTGCCCAGCGAAGGCGTGGTGGCCGGCTCACTGCAGGTCCCGCCGTCGGGCCTTCCCGTGTTGTTCCTCGCCGACCATCCGGTGACCGGCGGCTATCCGGTGATTGCCGCCGTCGTGCCCCAGGACGTCCCCGTTGCCGCGCAGCTGCCGCCGGGGCACCCCGTCCGCTTTGTTTTTGTGAACGCCGACACCCTGGCGCCGCTCTCCCCCAGCGCGGTTTCCGGGCTGTTTACGGAAGGAACCCCATGA
- a CDS encoding LamB/YcsF family protein produces MPVIDLNSDVGESFGNWKMGDDAAIFESVSSANVACGFHAGDPSTIAQTCRDAVAAGVTIGAHVGYRDLAGFGRRFLDCSYTELFDDVLYQLGALQALARAAGSEIKYVKPHGALYNTIVTHEVHAQSVVDAVRTFDKTLPLLLLPGAVALDKAADAGLRGVAEAFADRNYNPDGTLVSRREPDAVIHDTDRVTANMVRLATEGIITAVDGTDIPMDAASICVHGDTPGAVAMAKAVRAGLEHAGVSIQSFV; encoded by the coding sequence ATGCCGGTCATTGATCTGAACAGCGACGTTGGAGAGTCCTTCGGCAACTGGAAGATGGGCGATGACGCCGCCATCTTCGAATCCGTCTCCAGCGCGAATGTGGCCTGCGGCTTCCACGCCGGAGACCCCTCCACCATCGCGCAGACCTGCCGTGACGCCGTGGCCGCCGGCGTCACCATCGGCGCGCACGTGGGCTACCGGGACCTGGCCGGCTTCGGCCGCCGCTTCCTGGACTGCTCCTATACCGAACTCTTCGACGACGTCCTTTACCAGCTCGGCGCCCTGCAGGCCCTGGCCCGGGCCGCGGGCTCCGAAATCAAGTACGTGAAGCCGCACGGCGCCCTCTACAACACGATCGTGACCCACGAGGTCCATGCCCAGTCCGTGGTCGACGCCGTCCGCACCTTCGACAAGACCCTTCCTCTCCTGCTGCTGCCCGGCGCCGTCGCCCTGGACAAGGCTGCCGACGCCGGACTGCGCGGAGTCGCCGAAGCGTTCGCGGACCGCAACTACAACCCCGACGGCACCTTGGTTTCCCGCCGCGAGCCCGACGCCGTCATCCACGACACGGACCGGGTCACCGCCAACATGGTTCGACTCGCCACCGAAGGCATCATCACCGCCGTCGACGGCACCGACATCCCCATGGACGCCGCGTCCATCTGCGTGCACGGTGACACTCCGGGTGCCGTGGCCATGGCGAAGGCGGTCCGCGCCGGACTGGAACACGCGGGCGTTTCCATCCAGAGCTTCGTATGA
- a CDS encoding TetR/AcrR family transcriptional regulator C-terminal domain-containing protein: MTSKPAPDQPRSPLTRERVLQQAARIADTGGLAALTMRALAQAMSVQPMSLYHHVSNKDDILDGLIDLVFSEVDVPDGAPGDWRAAMERRAHDMRAALTRHPWAVGLMETRTSPGTANLRHHNATLGVLRRAGFSLAAAGHAYALLDSYVYGFALQEAGLPVGRPDSDPEVVEAMARSFSPDDLPYLAEMAMDRAMQPGYSFGAEFDVGLDIILDGLARLLKQSASDC; this comes from the coding sequence ATGACTTCAAAACCGGCCCCGGACCAGCCCCGCTCCCCTTTGACGCGCGAGCGGGTGCTGCAGCAGGCTGCCCGCATTGCGGACACCGGCGGGCTGGCGGCGCTGACCATGCGCGCCCTGGCCCAGGCCATGTCAGTGCAGCCCATGTCCCTCTACCACCACGTCAGCAACAAGGACGACATCCTGGACGGCCTGATCGACCTCGTCTTCTCCGAGGTGGACGTGCCGGACGGCGCACCCGGAGACTGGCGCGCCGCCATGGAGCGGCGCGCCCATGACATGCGGGCCGCACTGACCCGCCACCCCTGGGCCGTCGGCCTGATGGAGACCCGCACATCACCGGGCACGGCCAACCTGCGCCACCACAACGCCACCCTCGGTGTGCTGCGGCGCGCCGGATTCTCCCTGGCGGCAGCCGGGCATGCCTACGCCCTGCTGGACAGCTATGTCTATGGGTTCGCGCTGCAGGAGGCCGGACTGCCAGTGGGGAGACCCGACTCGGATCCGGAAGTGGTGGAAGCCATGGCCAGATCCTTTTCCCCGGACGACCTGCCGTATCTGGCGGAAATGGCCATGGACCGCGCCATGCAGCCCGGCTACAGTTTCGGCGCAGAATTCGACGTCGGACTGGATATCATCCTCGATGGTCTGGCGCGTCTTTTGAAGCAATCAGCGTCAGATTGTTGA
- a CDS encoding NAD(P)-dependent alcohol dehydrogenase, protein MLQIAYGGPEVLRLAEHPLPQLEDADVLVQVRAAGLARGAWHMMTGEPYLLRAAFGLRRPRQPVLGHNLAGTVAAVGAAVTRFRIGDEVFGIGRGTFAGFSAAAEEKLALKPAGLDFQQAAVVPVSGLTALQALDAARVAAGMKVLVLGAAGGVGSFAVQMARAAGAKVTGACSAGKAEFVRSLGVAGIIDYAREDFAAAGTRFDAIIDVAGNPSPARLRRALVPGGTAVLAGGEGGNRLTGAIFERQAGGAVLSLFGNRRLKGLMCRENGKDLERLSALIEAGEVTPRIDSRYPLADVAEAMRRLESGQVCGSVVLIP, encoded by the coding sequence GTGCTGCAAATCGCTTACGGTGGCCCGGAGGTCCTGCGCCTGGCTGAGCATCCGCTTCCTCAGCTGGAGGACGCAGATGTGCTGGTGCAGGTACGCGCCGCCGGGCTGGCCCGCGGAGCCTGGCACATGATGACGGGTGAACCGTATCTGCTCCGCGCGGCCTTCGGGTTGCGCCGGCCCCGGCAGCCCGTGTTGGGTCACAACCTCGCCGGCACCGTGGCCGCCGTCGGCGCCGCCGTCACTCGTTTCCGGATCGGGGATGAGGTGTTTGGAATCGGCCGGGGCACCTTTGCCGGCTTCTCCGCTGCAGCCGAGGAGAAGCTGGCGCTGAAGCCCGCCGGACTGGACTTCCAGCAGGCGGCAGTGGTTCCCGTGTCAGGGCTGACTGCGCTGCAGGCCCTGGATGCCGCCCGGGTGGCCGCGGGGATGAAGGTCCTGGTGCTGGGAGCGGCCGGCGGCGTCGGCAGTTTCGCAGTGCAGATGGCCCGGGCGGCCGGGGCCAAGGTCACTGGAGCGTGCAGTGCGGGCAAGGCGGAGTTTGTCCGGTCGCTTGGGGTCGCCGGGATTATCGACTATGCGCGGGAGGATTTCGCTGCCGCCGGGACCCGGTTCGACGCGATTATCGACGTCGCCGGCAACCCGTCCCCGGCCCGCCTGCGCCGCGCACTGGTGCCCGGCGGCACGGCCGTGCTTGCCGGCGGGGAGGGAGGCAACCGGCTGACCGGGGCCATCTTCGAACGGCAGGCCGGCGGTGCGGTCCTGTCGCTTTTCGGCAACCGACGATTGAAGGGGCTGATGTGCAGGGAGAATGGGAAAGACCTTGAGCGGCTCTCCGCCCTGATCGAGGCAGGAGAGGTGACACCCCGGATTGACAGCCGGTACCCGCTGGCCGACGTTGCCGAAGCGATGCGGCGGCTGGAATCCGGCCAGGTGTGCGGCAGCGTCGTCCTGATCCCGTGA
- a CDS encoding nitroreductase family deazaflavin-dependent oxidoreductase has protein sequence MPLTGEYAPSASKRARDQAELIESSGGTEGTTLNGRPVVLLTTVGAKSGKLRKTPLMRVEHDGEYAVVASLGGAPKHPVWYFNILANPHVELQDGPQKWDMRAREITGEEKALWWERAVAAYPPYADYQAKTDREIPVFVLKRMD, from the coding sequence ATGCCTCTTACCGGTGAATATGCCCCCAGTGCCAGCAAACGTGCCCGCGACCAGGCGGAGCTGATCGAAAGTTCCGGCGGCACCGAGGGCACCACCCTCAACGGACGTCCGGTGGTCCTGCTGACCACCGTCGGCGCCAAGTCCGGAAAGCTGCGCAAGACGCCGCTGATGCGGGTGGAGCACGACGGCGAGTACGCCGTCGTCGCCTCCCTGGGCGGCGCGCCCAAGCATCCCGTCTGGTACTTCAACATCTTGGCCAACCCGCATGTGGAACTTCAGGACGGCCCGCAGAAGTGGGACATGCGGGCCCGCGAAATTACCGGCGAGGAAAAGGCGCTCTGGTGGGAGCGGGCCGTGGCCGCGTATCCCCCGTATGCGGACTACCAGGCGAAAACGGACCGGGAGATCCCGGTGTTCGTCCTGAAGCGGATGGACTAA
- a CDS encoding DNA-binding protein, whose protein sequence is MTTPLDALPKVGAPATRALEAAGYSTLQGLAGIPRADLSALHGLGPKALDIIERALAEHGLGLG, encoded by the coding sequence ATGACAACACCCCTGGACGCCCTTCCCAAGGTCGGAGCGCCGGCGACCCGCGCCCTTGAGGCCGCAGGTTATTCAACGCTGCAGGGACTTGCGGGGATTCCGCGGGCGGATCTGTCAGCGCTGCATGGCTTGGGGCCAAAGGCACTGGACATTATTGAGCGTGCGCTCGCCGAGCACGGACTGGGACTCGGCTGA
- a CDS encoding VOC family protein — translation MRLHHVQVSIPKGGEDQARSFYGDALGLTEVPKPPSLAGRGGCWFRAFDGETVVAEIHLGVDSPFVPAKKAHPALVTGSAEELEALGARIESAGFDVSWEERHTFEGYERFHCRDPFNNRVEVLSPLTS, via the coding sequence ATGCGGCTACACCACGTGCAGGTCTCGATACCCAAAGGCGGCGAAGACCAGGCCCGCAGCTTTTACGGCGACGCCCTGGGCTTGACCGAGGTGCCCAAGCCTCCGTCCCTCGCCGGACGCGGCGGTTGCTGGTTCCGTGCCTTCGACGGTGAAACCGTGGTGGCAGAAATACACCTTGGCGTTGATTCGCCCTTTGTTCCCGCCAAGAAGGCGCACCCCGCGCTCGTCACGGGCTCCGCCGAAGAACTCGAAGCCCTCGGCGCCCGCATCGAATCGGCCGGTTTTGACGTGTCTTGGGAGGAACGGCACACCTTCGAAGGCTACGAGCGGTTCCACTGCCGGGACCCCTTCAACAACCGGGTGGAAGTACTCTCGCCCCTCACGAGCTGA
- a CDS encoding glycoside hydrolase family 3 protein yields the protein MPKPQHRRARRTGFAALTALLVAIGLFPAGAAAAPLTPTAHADFAPQAAPPGMPWMDPELPPEERADLVVAAMTLEQKVDYLVQSGGPGVPELGLPPIRSKDGCCGLALESTPTTALPVGVALASTFDTDLAQAYGAVSGEEARATGYNAIAGPTMDLVRTPFNGRMWEDLGEDPVLSGFTAAAQTDGEQSAEVSALVKHYNLNNFETRRGHVDIEVDERTLQETYTRPWERLVSQADPGAVMCSFNKVNGEFACGNDVLLNQILKGQLGFEGFVSSDFNAAKSFADYEAGLDVAGPGLEFAGPALLAAVQNGTVPEARVTDAARRVALTMFKYGIVDNPPVGSFVNPQPVEPAIPAAMLDEHAAVAAEVAGKSAVLLRNEDSALPLAADTGSLAVIGSDADWYIDGGGSGAIPNPARLTTILDGITARAEGAAVEYSPGTDPVSLADTLPGPPPVPSGILTGVNAEYRLGINNFAGEPALARSELQVNLRTGISADTINTSQVPGIGAALASQPISALWTGTLVPPVTGAYTFSLTHLGTARLFLNDQEVITGPAAPFGTQEATVNLTAGQNAAVRIEYTTDAPNQFNGGLNDQPGAMMRFGWTPPEGVLPPKMQAAVDAAAEAEVAVVVARDYTGEAADRGSLVLPQDQDRLIREVSAVNPNTIVVLATSGPVTMPWLDDVSSVMEVWYPGQSQGTTVASLLYGDVNPSGKLPVTFPASDEQAVQVAAPNPFSLVEVVDPVVPYTEGVFVGYRGYLEQGLTPLFPFGHGLSYTEFDYRKLKVSGKVNAKNPEASVSVRVRNTGDVAGEETVQVYVGSLPTDVSTPELALAGFGNITLEPGEKGTVDIELDPRSLQYWDVATGTWVTPTGEIPIYVGSSVEDLRLEGSLSVSNKCHDRGHDRHDRYADAGNEWDGAGYDHGTKSHGGTTLDSVGAGYDGRGGGRGGGRGGGGHGGGGYCRS from the coding sequence ATGCCCAAACCACAACACCGCAGAGCCCGGAGAACCGGGTTCGCCGCGCTCACCGCACTGCTCGTCGCCATTGGACTGTTTCCGGCCGGCGCCGCAGCTGCACCCCTGACTCCGACGGCGCACGCGGATTTTGCGCCGCAGGCGGCTCCGCCGGGCATGCCCTGGATGGACCCCGAACTTCCGCCCGAAGAAAGGGCGGACCTGGTGGTCGCGGCCATGACACTGGAGCAAAAGGTGGACTATCTGGTGCAGAGCGGCGGCCCCGGTGTCCCTGAACTGGGCCTTCCTCCGATCCGCAGCAAGGACGGCTGCTGCGGGCTGGCCCTGGAAAGCACGCCGACGACGGCGCTGCCGGTGGGCGTGGCCCTGGCCTCCACCTTCGACACCGACCTCGCACAGGCCTACGGCGCAGTGTCCGGCGAGGAAGCCCGCGCCACCGGCTACAACGCCATTGCCGGACCGACCATGGATTTGGTCCGTACGCCCTTCAACGGCCGCATGTGGGAGGACCTGGGGGAGGATCCAGTCCTGAGCGGATTCACTGCCGCCGCGCAGACCGACGGCGAGCAGAGCGCCGAGGTGTCCGCGCTGGTCAAGCACTACAACCTGAACAACTTTGAGACCCGGCGCGGCCACGTCGACATTGAAGTTGATGAGCGGACGCTGCAGGAAACGTACACCCGCCCTTGGGAACGGCTGGTCAGCCAGGCCGACCCCGGCGCCGTGATGTGTTCCTTCAACAAGGTGAACGGCGAGTTTGCCTGCGGCAATGATGTGCTGCTGAACCAGATCCTCAAGGGCCAGCTGGGCTTCGAGGGCTTCGTGTCCTCGGACTTCAACGCCGCCAAGAGTTTCGCCGACTATGAAGCAGGGCTCGACGTCGCCGGGCCGGGACTCGAATTTGCCGGGCCGGCGCTGCTCGCGGCAGTCCAGAACGGCACCGTGCCCGAGGCCCGGGTTACCGATGCCGCACGCCGCGTGGCGCTGACCATGTTCAAGTACGGAATTGTGGACAACCCGCCGGTGGGATCCTTCGTGAATCCCCAACCGGTGGAACCGGCAATTCCCGCCGCCATGCTCGATGAGCACGCGGCGGTGGCCGCCGAAGTGGCCGGCAAGTCAGCCGTGCTGCTTCGGAATGAGGACTCCGCGCTGCCGCTGGCGGCGGACACCGGCTCGCTGGCAGTGATCGGTTCCGACGCCGACTGGTACATCGACGGCGGCGGATCCGGCGCCATTCCCAACCCGGCACGCCTGACCACCATTCTGGACGGGATCACCGCCCGGGCCGAGGGTGCCGCCGTCGAGTATTCACCCGGTACCGATCCGGTGAGCCTGGCGGATACCCTGCCCGGGCCGCCGCCGGTTCCGTCCGGAATTCTCACCGGAGTCAACGCCGAATACCGGCTCGGAATCAACAATTTCGCCGGCGAACCGGCACTGGCCCGGTCCGAACTGCAGGTCAACCTCCGAACCGGCATTTCCGCCGACACGATCAACACCTCGCAGGTTCCGGGCATCGGCGCCGCCCTGGCCTCACAGCCGATCAGTGCGCTCTGGACCGGAACCCTGGTGCCGCCGGTTACCGGCGCTTACACCTTCTCGCTGACCCACCTGGGCACCGCGCGGCTGTTCCTCAACGACCAGGAAGTCATCACCGGTCCGGCCGCACCGTTCGGCACTCAGGAAGCGACGGTGAACCTGACCGCCGGCCAGAATGCCGCCGTGCGGATCGAGTACACCACCGACGCTCCCAACCAGTTCAACGGCGGACTCAATGACCAGCCCGGAGCCATGATGCGCTTCGGCTGGACCCCGCCGGAGGGCGTGCTGCCGCCCAAGATGCAGGCAGCGGTGGACGCTGCGGCGGAGGCGGAAGTCGCCGTCGTCGTCGCCCGTGACTACACCGGTGAAGCCGCGGACCGCGGTTCACTGGTGCTGCCGCAGGACCAGGACCGCCTGATCCGGGAGGTGTCCGCGGTGAACCCGAACACCATTGTTGTCCTGGCCACCAGCGGCCCTGTCACCATGCCCTGGCTCGACGACGTGTCCTCCGTGATGGAGGTCTGGTACCCGGGTCAGTCGCAGGGAACGACTGTGGCCTCGCTGCTGTACGGCGACGTGAATCCGTCCGGAAAACTCCCGGTAACCTTCCCGGCCAGCGATGAGCAGGCCGTGCAGGTGGCGGCGCCGAATCCGTTCAGCCTCGTTGAGGTGGTGGATCCGGTGGTGCCGTACACCGAGGGTGTCTTCGTGGGATACCGCGGGTATCTGGAGCAGGGGCTGACGCCGCTGTTCCCGTTTGGGCACGGGTTGTCCTACACCGAGTTCGACTACCGGAAGCTGAAGGTCAGCGGCAAGGTGAATGCCAAGAATCCCGAGGCATCCGTTTCGGTGCGGGTGCGGAACACCGGTGACGTGGCGGGCGAGGAAACGGTGCAGGTCTACGTCGGCAGCCTTCCGACGGATGTGTCCACACCGGAGCTGGCACTGGCCGGATTCGGCAACATCACGCTGGAGCCCGGCGAGAAGGGCACAGTGGACATTGAGCTGGACCCGCGGTCCCTGCAGTACTGGGATGTCGCCACGGGCACCTGGGTGACGCCCACCGGCGAGATCCCCATCTATGTCGGCAGCTCCGTAGAGGACCTGCGGCTGGAAGGAAGCCTGTCTGTCAGCAACAAATGCCACGACCGCGGTCACGACAGGCACGACAGGTACGCGGATGCCGGCAACGAGTGGGACGGTGCCGGCTACGACCACGGGACGAAGAGCCACGGCGGCACCACGCTCGACAGTGTGGGCGCGGGCTACGACGGACGCGGCGGCGGACGCGGTGGCGGACGCGGCGGCGGTGGGCACGGCGGCGGCGGTTACTGCCGGAGTTAG
- a CDS encoding thermonuclease family protein, which translates to MIGRTKVLAATAAALVAVTTIAVASTGNDDEGTVIRVIDGDTLLVDFDDQELTVRLLNVDTPETKDPDKPVECMGPEATDFLTEALPEGSTVTLAFDVEREDRYGRTLAAVYDDEDLLINAEVARRGLGVPVTYEPNSKFRPPVDEAYQEAQEQQAGLFAEDIECTVPAMVAALENTAAQAAALQDTGSTAATAAASAAAVLVLAKLVDEGFDALEAATREGRSIMWAALSESEKAVWKARADEAKDTVHTHHGDLVALQEERQNAENEVIRKAEAKAEADRVAAQAEAERVAAAQAEADRIAAEAEANRRAAAVPPAPTYNPPPEQTYNPPPAQNVNPPGYTGPRCYAPGGKSWRPC; encoded by the coding sequence ATGATCGGGCGCACGAAAGTACTCGCGGCCACCGCCGCCGCTCTGGTTGCCGTAACCACCATCGCCGTCGCGTCCACGGGTAATGACGACGAAGGAACTGTCATTCGGGTTATTGACGGAGACACCCTGCTTGTGGACTTCGACGATCAGGAACTGACCGTCCGCCTGCTGAACGTGGACACCCCCGAAACCAAGGATCCCGACAAACCCGTGGAATGCATGGGCCCCGAGGCGACCGATTTCCTGACCGAGGCTCTGCCGGAAGGAAGCACGGTAACTCTCGCGTTCGACGTCGAGCGCGAGGACCGTTACGGCCGCACCTTGGCGGCCGTGTACGACGACGAGGATCTCCTCATCAACGCCGAGGTTGCCCGCCGGGGGTTGGGTGTGCCCGTGACGTACGAGCCGAACTCCAAGTTCCGCCCGCCGGTGGATGAGGCATATCAGGAAGCGCAGGAGCAGCAGGCCGGGCTCTTTGCCGAGGATATTGAGTGCACCGTTCCTGCGATGGTTGCTGCACTGGAAAACACCGCTGCCCAGGCTGCCGCGCTGCAAGACACGGGGTCAACGGCGGCGACGGCGGCTGCCTCCGCAGCTGCGGTTTTGGTGCTGGCGAAGCTTGTTGACGAGGGGTTCGACGCCTTGGAAGCGGCCACCCGAGAAGGAAGGTCCATCATGTGGGCTGCCCTTTCCGAGTCGGAGAAAGCCGTCTGGAAGGCTCGTGCAGACGAGGCCAAGGACACGGTGCACACACACCACGGTGACCTGGTGGCCCTGCAGGAAGAGCGCCAGAACGCCGAGAACGAAGTGATTCGGAAGGCCGAGGCGAAGGCTGAAGCGGACCGGGTGGCCGCCCAAGCGGAGGCTGAGCGTGTTGCTGCCGCCCAGGCCGAAGCGGATCGGATTGCTGCGGAGGCCGAAGCCAACCGTCGGGCTGCAGCCGTTCCTCCCGCGCCAACCTACAACCCGCCGCCCGAGCAGACTTACAACCCGCCCCCTGCGCAGAACGTTAATCCGCCCGGATACACCGGTCCCCGCTGCTACGCGCCCGGCGGCAAGTCCTGGCGTCCCTGCTAA
- the chvE gene encoding multiple monosaccharide ABC transporter substrate-binding protein encodes MTRIKHLSTLFLALGLAAGMSACAPAGSNNASEDASDGGVECNVGISMPTRSLERWINDGEGLKEKLEAKDCTVDLQYAEDKTDQQISQIQNQVAGGAKILVIAAIDGKTLGPTLESAKDQDVTVIAYDRLINGTDAVDYYATFDNYQVGQLQGEFIEEELGLANGEGPYNLEPFAGSPDDNNAAFFFSGAWDVLLPYVESGQLVVPSGKSPSDNAGWTSIGILGWKSADAQSEMDNRLQSFYTGGDKVDVVLSPNDSLALGIESSLLAAGYTPGTDWPLITGQDADAANIKALLSDQQAMTVWKDTRELGSQVDAMIASIVAGEDPEVNDTETYDNEVKVVPTYILEPQVVVKDDVQGTLVDSGFVSADDVGL; translated from the coding sequence ATGACTCGAATCAAGCACCTTTCGACCCTCTTCCTGGCCCTCGGACTCGCAGCCGGCATGTCTGCCTGCGCCCCGGCCGGTTCCAACAATGCCTCAGAGGACGCGAGCGACGGCGGCGTCGAATGCAACGTGGGAATCTCCATGCCCACCCGCAGCCTGGAGCGCTGGATTAACGACGGCGAAGGGCTGAAGGAAAAGCTCGAAGCCAAGGACTGCACCGTTGACCTGCAGTACGCGGAGGACAAGACCGACCAGCAGATCAGCCAGATCCAGAACCAGGTGGCCGGCGGCGCCAAAATCCTTGTGATCGCAGCGATCGACGGCAAGACCCTCGGCCCCACCCTGGAAAGCGCCAAGGACCAGGACGTCACCGTCATTGCCTATGACCGCCTGATCAACGGCACCGACGCCGTGGACTACTACGCCACCTTCGACAACTACCAGGTGGGCCAGCTGCAGGGCGAGTTCATTGAGGAGGAACTGGGCCTGGCCAACGGCGAAGGCCCGTACAACCTGGAGCCCTTCGCCGGCAGCCCGGATGACAACAATGCCGCCTTCTTCTTCTCCGGAGCCTGGGACGTGCTGCTGCCCTACGTGGAAAGCGGCCAGCTGGTGGTGCCCTCGGGCAAGTCGCCGTCGGACAACGCCGGCTGGACCTCCATCGGCATCCTGGGCTGGAAGTCCGCGGACGCCCAGTCCGAAATGGACAACCGCCTGCAGTCCTTCTACACCGGCGGTGACAAGGTCGACGTCGTGCTCTCGCCCAATGACAGCCTGGCGCTGGGCATCGAATCCTCGCTCCTGGCAGCCGGCTACACACCCGGCACAGACTGGCCTCTGATCACCGGCCAGGACGCCGACGCCGCCAACATCAAGGCGCTGCTCTCCGACCAGCAGGCGATGACCGTCTGGAAGGACACCCGCGAACTGGGCAGCCAGGTGGACGCCATGATCGCCTCGATCGTGGCCGGGGAAGATCCGGAAGTGAATGACACCGAGACCTACGACAACGAGGTCAAAGTGGTTCCCACCTACATCCTCGAGCCGCAGGTAGTGGTCAAGGACGACGTGCAGGGCACGCTGGTGGATTCCGGCTTTGTCTCTGCGGACGACGTCGGGCTCTAA